A single Pseudobdellovibrionaceae bacterium DNA region contains:
- the xth gene encoding exodeoxyribonuclease III translates to MKLVTWNVNGIRACAKKGLLEYLEREDPDILCIQETKAHPEQLDESLLHPPGRSAYWSSALKRGYSGTVTYTKREPDSIQHGIRVRKFDSEGRFVVTQYPDFLLYNVYFPNGAASEERHDFKQEFLEKFRRHLAKRIAEGLEVIVVGDYNVAYRETDVFDPVRLSKVSGFLPEEREWFGRFLETGFVDLFVHFHPEKKDQYTWWSYRENARIANRGWRIDHICVTPGLVSRVQDIEIQDQQLGSDHCPVKVVMEL, encoded by the coding sequence TTGAAGCTGGTGACTTGGAATGTGAATGGAATAAGGGCCTGCGCTAAAAAGGGTTTGCTCGAATATTTGGAGCGGGAAGACCCGGATATCTTGTGCATTCAGGAGACCAAGGCTCATCCCGAACAGCTGGACGAGAGCCTTCTTCATCCTCCCGGCCGCTCGGCCTATTGGTCGTCCGCCCTCAAGCGTGGCTACAGTGGAACGGTCACCTACACCAAAAGAGAGCCCGACTCCATTCAACATGGGATTCGCGTGCGAAAGTTCGACTCTGAAGGGCGTTTTGTTGTGACCCAGTATCCGGACTTTCTTCTCTACAACGTTTACTTCCCAAACGGGGCGGCCAGCGAAGAGCGACATGACTTTAAACAGGAGTTTTTGGAGAAGTTTCGCCGTCATTTGGCGAAAAGGATTGCTGAAGGATTGGAAGTCATTGTTGTTGGCGATTATAACGTCGCCTACAGGGAGACTGATGTCTTTGATCCCGTTCGTCTTAGCAAGGTCAGCGGATTTTTACCCGAGGAAAGGGAATGGTTTGGCCGCTTTCTGGAAACGGGCTTTGTCGATTTGTTCGTCCATTTTCATCCGGAAAAAAAGGACCAATATACATGGTGGTCCTATCGGGAGAACGCGCGCATTGCTAACCGGGGGTGGAGAATTGATCATATCTGTGTCACTCCCGGACTCGTGTCTCGTGTTCAGGACATTGAAATTCAGGATCAACAACTGGGCTCGGATCACTGTCCAGTTAAAGTTGTGATGGAGCTATAA
- a CDS encoding FxsA family protein — protein sequence MLFYLIFIFTVMPLVELFFLIRAGQIIGLWNTIAVVMVTGILGASFARSQGRLIWKEVNEKLARGEMPADTVFHGFLVFAGGLLLITPGFVTDFIGLSMVMPGPRHVILRILKQAVEKRMQSGQIRFYQSNIHSQTIHQNVRDESSRPVREVIDIEAEEKE from the coding sequence GTGTTATTCTATTTGATTTTTATATTTACCGTTATGCCCCTTGTGGAACTGTTCTTCTTGATCCGTGCCGGGCAGATTATCGGTCTGTGGAATACCATAGCCGTCGTCATGGTGACAGGAATACTGGGGGCTTCGTTTGCCCGCAGTCAAGGGAGGTTAATTTGGAAAGAGGTGAATGAAAAATTGGCCCGAGGGGAAATGCCAGCGGACACGGTGTTTCATGGCTTTCTAGTTTTTGCTGGCGGGCTCCTTTTGATCACTCCGGGCTTTGTAACTGACTTCATCGGTCTTTCCATGGTGATGCCAGGTCCTCGCCACGTTATCCTACGGATTCTCAAGCAGGCCGTGGAAAAGAGAATGCAAAGCGGCCAAATTCGCTTTTATCAATCCAACATCCATTCCCAGACCATTCATCAAAATGTGAGAGATGAAAGTTCTCGGCCAGTTCGGGAAGTCATCGACATCGAAGCTGAAGAAAAAGAGTGA
- a CDS encoding peroxiredoxin: MPMIGQPAPQFKAPAVVDGGDFKDISLSDYKGKWVVLYFYPLDFTFVCPTEITQFRDFLPKFKEAGAEVIGVSIDSVHSHRRWIKDDLGDLHYPLIGDVTKRISRDYGVLLEDAGIATRGTFVIDPEGVIQYMGIHNLNVGRDANEILRVLTGLKTGELCGAGWKPGEKHVTAG; this comes from the coding sequence ATGCCAATGATCGGTCAACCTGCACCCCAGTTTAAAGCGCCTGCCGTTGTCGATGGTGGAGACTTTAAAGATATCAGTCTTTCAGATTACAAAGGTAAATGGGTGGTGCTCTATTTTTACCCTCTTGATTTCACTTTTGTTTGCCCAACTGAGATCACCCAGTTTCGCGACTTTTTGCCTAAGTTCAAGGAAGCTGGCGCAGAAGTGATTGGTGTCTCTATTGATTCTGTTCATTCTCACCGTCGCTGGATTAAGGATGATTTGGGAGACCTTCACTACCCACTCATTGGCGATGTGACCAAGAGGATTTCTCGCGACTATGGTGTCCTTTTGGAAGATGCCGGTATTGCCACTCGCGGTACCTTCGTCATCGACCCTGAAGGTGTGATTCAGTACATGGGTATTCACAATCTCAACGTGGGTCGTGACGCCAATGAAATCCTGAGGGTGCTGACTGGCCTTAAGACGGGAGAGTTGTGCGGCGCTGGCTGGAAGCCAGGCGAAAAGCACGTAACTGCCGGCTAA